In Takifugu flavidus isolate HTHZ2018 chromosome 5, ASM371156v2, whole genome shotgun sequence, the following proteins share a genomic window:
- the LOC130525681 gene encoding taste receptor type 2 member 40-like has product MLESDDLKLCGIALFLVLGVLANLFNLGAMLGQQQGRTVAVIICFISLGNILLQTSTCVLVASIRAGVLCRPHLPFFFSGVLYVWFISSSVSIWSVAWLNVFYCVKVCRFSWIICRTLEENISSILNITMVIMFLTSCVMFTPFFGLHFQDQHVNATEMGACVIRKPLLPAWVDINTYVITFICFLTLMPSTIMLPTSLGLVVYLCRRTAKTRRSSSAESYLLVCRLTVALVWVYLTTLLIISLYYFHALFASGLSADVLFSGLSFYCVACAALLSCSNKHLRGKLRVLLCRGKRTNTMVINAEGK; this is encoded by the coding sequence ATGCTTGAATCAGATGATTTGAAGCTGTGTGGCATCGCTCTGTTCCTTGTCCTGGGAGTCCTCGCCAACCTTTTCAACCTGGGTGCAATGctggggcagcagcaggggaGAACTGTGGCCGTCATTATTTGCTTCATCTCGCTGGGCAACATCCTGCTCCAGACCTCCACGTGTGTCCTTGTGGCTTCCATCAGGGCTGGGGTGCTCTGCCGCCCTCACTTACCCTTCTTCTTCAGCGGGGTTCTGTATGTTTGGTTCATCAGCAGCTCCGTCAGCATCTGGTCTGTTGCCTGGCTGAATGTCTTCTACTGTGTGAAGGTCTGTAGGTTCTCCTGGATTATCTGCAGAACCCTCGAGGAGAACATCTCTAGCATCCTGAACATTACCATGGTGATAATGTTCCTGACCTCCTGCGTGATGTTCACCCCTTTCTTCGGCCTCCACTTCCAAGACCAACACGTGAATGCGACGGAAATGGGCGCTTGTGTCATCAGGAAACCTCTGCTGCCAGCCTGGGTTGACATCAACACCTATGTGATCACTTTTATCTGCTTCCTCACGCTGATGCCCTCCACCATCATGCTGCCCACCTCACTAGGCCTGGTGGTCTACCTCTGCAGACGTACGGCGAAGacgcggaggagcagctcagcagagtCCTACCTGCTGGTCTGCAGGCTGACAGTCGCTCTGGTTTGGGTTTACCTCACCACTCTGCTCATCATCTCGCTCTACTACTTCCATGCTCTCTTCGCTTCAGGGCTGAGTGCAGACGTGCTCTTCTCGGGCTTGTCCTTTTATTGTGTGGCTTGTGCAgcgctcctcagctgctccaacAAACACTTGAGAGGGAAGTTGAGAGTGTTgctctgcagaggaaagaggacAAATACAATGGTCATTAATGCAGAAGGGAAGTAG
- the gstt1a gene encoding glutathione S-transferase theta-1a: MELYLDLFSQPCRSVFLFAKVAGIPFDFKHVDLAAGQQFSEEFGKISSVRKVPVMKDGNFILTESIAILMYLAQKHSSSVADHWYPADLQLRARVNEYLSWQHMNLRSHGSKVFLLRSLFPIIMGSEAPKEKMDPAMEDLKQSLKLLEETFLQDKPFIVGNKISLADLVAVVEAMQPVGTGIDVFESRPKLSAWRDRVKKEIGEKLFDEAHEMIMNIGSISQKLQGDQLEMLKPKFQKLFS, translated from the exons ATGGAACTCTATCTCGACCTGTTCTCCCAGCCCTGCCGCTCTGTCTTCCTGTTTGCCAAAGTGGCCGGGATTCCTTTTGACTTCAAGCATGTCGACCTTGCCGCTG GGCAGCAGTTCAGCGAGGAGTTTGGGAAAATCAGCAGCGTGAGGAAAGTTCCTGTCATGAAAGATGGGAACTTCATCCTGACAGAAAG CATTGCCATCCTGATGTACCTGGCGCAGAAACACTCATCTTCCGTGGCCGATCACTGGTACCCAGCCGACCTGCAGCTGCGGGCTCGCGTGAATGAGTACCTATCCTGGCAGCACATGAACCTCAGGAGTCACGGCTCAAAGGTCTTCCTGCTCAGG AGTCTGTTTCCTATCATAATGGGCTCCGAGGCACCGAAGGAAAAGATGGACCCCGCCATGGAGGATCTGAAGCAGTCGCTCAAACTGCTGGAGGAAACCTTCCTGCAAGACAAGCCGTTCATCGTGGGCAACAAGATCTCACTGGCTGATCTGGTGGCTGTTGTTGAGGCCATGCAG CCTGTTGGAACCGGTATTGATGTGTTTGAGAGCCGCCCAAAGCTGAGTGCCTGGAGAGACCGCGTGAAGAAGGAGATCGGCGAAAAGCTGTTCGACGAGGCTCACGAGATGATCATGAACATCGGGAGCATTTCACAGAAGCTGCAGGGCGATCAGCTGGAGATGCTCAAGCCAAAGTTCCAGAAGTTGTTCAGCTGA
- the p2rx7 gene encoding P2X purinoceptor 7 isoform X1 — protein MSGCVRSLCQYETNKLVRIQSVRLGSMKWSLNGFILLFICVMMAWNRKYQEFDLVVSSVTTKVKGVAQTNLSGVGEVVWDVVDYSGPAAQSKNSFFVLTNVLVTRNQKQGKCPEIPQNGRLCNKDQDCKKGYSDLHSHGIQTGSCVRFDALKKTCEVSAWCPIETKNKPPRPALLTAAENFTVLIKNNIRFPAFNYTRRNILPKMSDTYLKNCRRENDSLCPIFRLGDMVREAGENFQEMAVEGGVIGIQIKWDCNLDVVRSHCLPRYSFRRLDEKESNRTLYPGLNFRYAKYNTVNRVEERTLYKAFGIRFDVMVFGQAGRFSFIQLIIYIGSTLSYYALTTILIDWLIQTSCYSEEVGQDYSKKKVESVQDKQKCILRVSYVDEHDIWLVKKSQKKSAQDSKLLSVQPRKEDIGHLRAALSLLQSGATSDCPPDIKPRPQTVPPAWCKCDCCVLTPVPHEELCCRRSGGACITSSHLFELLVLRRSTLEAALLYRDPLDPLTGPGQTTTLRHCAYRQYIFWRFGEQADGSHPVIPSCCVWRIREEYPSLDRRYSGFRPEQTTNIQVINNGEVSEA, from the exons ATGTCGGGTTGTGTTCGCAGCCTCTGTCAGTACGAAACCAACAAATTGGTCCGGATCCAGAGCGTCCGGCTTGGGTCCATGAAATGGAGCCTGAACGGATTCATCCTTCTGTTTATCTG TGTGATGATGGCGTGGAACAGAAAGTACCAGGAGTTTGACCTGGTGGTGAGCTCTGTCACCACCAAGGTGAAGGGTGTGGCCCAGACTAACCTGTCCGGGGTTGGAGAGGTGGTCTGGGACGTGGTGGACTACAGCGGGCCGGCAGCACAG AGCAAAAACTCCTTTTTTGTGTTGACCAACGTCCTCGTAACGCGGAATCAGAAGCAGGGGAAATGCCCCGAG ATTCCCCAGAATGGCAGATTGTGTAACAAGGACCAGGATTGCAAGAAAGGCTATTCAGACCTGCACAGTCACG GAATCCAGACGGGATCGTGCGTGAGGTTCGATGcactgaagaaaacctgtgagGTGTCTGCGTGGTGTCCAATAGAAACCAAGAACAAACCTCCCCG ACCTGCTTTGTTGACAGCAGCTGAGAACTTCACAGTcctcattaaaaacaacatcagGTTTCCTGCATTCAACTACACCAG GAGGAACATTCTTCCGAAGATGAGCGACACCTACCTGAAGAACTGTCGCAGAGAAAACGACTCGCTGTGTCCCATCTTCAGACTGGGAGACATGGTTCGAGAGGCTGGGGAAAACTTCCAAGAAATGGCAGTGGAG GGGGGCGTCATTGGTATTCAGATCAAGTGGGACTGTAACCTGGACGTGGTCAGGAGCCACTGTCTTCCCAGATATTCCTTCAGACGGCTGGATGAGAAGGAGAGCAACAGGACCCTCTACCCTGGCCTAAATTTCAG GTACGCAAAGTACAACACAGTAAACAGAGTGGAGGAGCGAACGCTGTACAAGGCTTTTGGGATCAGGTTTGACGTGATGGTGTTCGGacag GCCGGGAGGTTCAGCTTCATCCAGCTCATCATTTACATCGGATCAACGCTGTCATACTACGCTCTA ACGACTATACTGATCGACTGGCTCATTCAAACCAGCTGCTACTCAGAGGAGGTCGGTCAGGACTACTCTAAGAAGAAAGTGGAGTCGGTTCAAGACAAACAGAAG TGCATCCTCCGCGTGTCCTACGTCGATGAGCATGACATTTGGCTCGTGAAGAAGTCGCAGAAGAAGAGCGCGCAGGACAGCAAACTGCTAAGCGTTCAACCACGAAAG GAGGACATCGGCCACCTAAGAGCAGCTTTGTCTCTGCTACAGTCTGGTGCCACATCAGACTGTCCCCCTGAcatcaagccccgcccacagaccGTCCCACCTGCCTGGTGTAAGTGTGACTGTTGCGTTCTCACCCCCGTCCCCCATGAAGAGTTATGCTGCAGGAGGAGTGGCGGCGCCTGCATCACCTCGTCGCATCTGTTCGAACTGCTTGTGTTGCGTCGCTCTACGCTGGAAGCCGCCCTCCTGTACCGGGACCCCCTGGATCCACTCACAGGGCCGGGCCAGACCACCACCCTGCGCCACTGTGCCTATAGACAGTACATCTTTTGGAGGTTTGGGGAGCAGGCTGATGGCAGCCACCCAGTCATCCCCAGCTGCTGCGTGTGGAGGATCAGGGAGGAGTaccccagcctggacagacgctacagcggctTCAGACCAGAACAAACCACGAACATACAGGTCATCAATAATGGAGAGGTGTCAGAGGCCTAA
- the p2rx7 gene encoding P2X purinoceptor 7 isoform X2, translated as MEPERIHPSVYLRSLICVFASVMMAWNRKYQEFDLVVSSVTTKVKGVAQTNLSGVGEVVWDVVDYSGPAAQSKNSFFVLTNVLVTRNQKQGKCPEIPQNGRLCNKDQDCKKGYSDLHSHGIQTGSCVRFDALKKTCEVSAWCPIETKNKPPRPALLTAAENFTVLIKNNIRFPAFNYTRRNILPKMSDTYLKNCRRENDSLCPIFRLGDMVREAGENFQEMAVEGGVIGIQIKWDCNLDVVRSHCLPRYSFRRLDEKESNRTLYPGLNFRYAKYNTVNRVEERTLYKAFGIRFDVMVFGQAGRFSFIQLIIYIGSTLSYYALTTILIDWLIQTSCYSEEVGQDYSKKKVESVQDKQKCILRVSYVDEHDIWLVKKSQKKSAQDSKLLSVQPRKEDIGHLRAALSLLQSGATSDCPPDIKPRPQTVPPAWCKCDCCVLTPVPHEELCCRRSGGACITSSHLFELLVLRRSTLEAALLYRDPLDPLTGPGQTTTLRHCAYRQYIFWRFGEQADGSHPVIPSCCVWRIREEYPSLDRRYSGFRPEQTTNIQVINNGEVSEA; from the exons ATGGAGCCTGAACGGATTCATCCTTCTGTTTATCTG AGATCCTTGATCTGTGTTTTTGCTAGTGTGATGATGGCGTGGAACAGAAAGTACCAGGAGTTTGACCTGGTGGTGAGCTCTGTCACCACCAAGGTGAAGGGTGTGGCCCAGACTAACCTGTCCGGGGTTGGAGAGGTGGTCTGGGACGTGGTGGACTACAGCGGGCCGGCAGCACAG AGCAAAAACTCCTTTTTTGTGTTGACCAACGTCCTCGTAACGCGGAATCAGAAGCAGGGGAAATGCCCCGAG ATTCCCCAGAATGGCAGATTGTGTAACAAGGACCAGGATTGCAAGAAAGGCTATTCAGACCTGCACAGTCACG GAATCCAGACGGGATCGTGCGTGAGGTTCGATGcactgaagaaaacctgtgagGTGTCTGCGTGGTGTCCAATAGAAACCAAGAACAAACCTCCCCG ACCTGCTTTGTTGACAGCAGCTGAGAACTTCACAGTcctcattaaaaacaacatcagGTTTCCTGCATTCAACTACACCAG GAGGAACATTCTTCCGAAGATGAGCGACACCTACCTGAAGAACTGTCGCAGAGAAAACGACTCGCTGTGTCCCATCTTCAGACTGGGAGACATGGTTCGAGAGGCTGGGGAAAACTTCCAAGAAATGGCAGTGGAG GGGGGCGTCATTGGTATTCAGATCAAGTGGGACTGTAACCTGGACGTGGTCAGGAGCCACTGTCTTCCCAGATATTCCTTCAGACGGCTGGATGAGAAGGAGAGCAACAGGACCCTCTACCCTGGCCTAAATTTCAG GTACGCAAAGTACAACACAGTAAACAGAGTGGAGGAGCGAACGCTGTACAAGGCTTTTGGGATCAGGTTTGACGTGATGGTGTTCGGacag GCCGGGAGGTTCAGCTTCATCCAGCTCATCATTTACATCGGATCAACGCTGTCATACTACGCTCTA ACGACTATACTGATCGACTGGCTCATTCAAACCAGCTGCTACTCAGAGGAGGTCGGTCAGGACTACTCTAAGAAGAAAGTGGAGTCGGTTCAAGACAAACAGAAG TGCATCCTCCGCGTGTCCTACGTCGATGAGCATGACATTTGGCTCGTGAAGAAGTCGCAGAAGAAGAGCGCGCAGGACAGCAAACTGCTAAGCGTTCAACCACGAAAG GAGGACATCGGCCACCTAAGAGCAGCTTTGTCTCTGCTACAGTCTGGTGCCACATCAGACTGTCCCCCTGAcatcaagccccgcccacagaccGTCCCACCTGCCTGGTGTAAGTGTGACTGTTGCGTTCTCACCCCCGTCCCCCATGAAGAGTTATGCTGCAGGAGGAGTGGCGGCGCCTGCATCACCTCGTCGCATCTGTTCGAACTGCTTGTGTTGCGTCGCTCTACGCTGGAAGCCGCCCTCCTGTACCGGGACCCCCTGGATCCACTCACAGGGCCGGGCCAGACCACCACCCTGCGCCACTGTGCCTATAGACAGTACATCTTTTGGAGGTTTGGGGAGCAGGCTGATGGCAGCCACCCAGTCATCCCCAGCTGCTGCGTGTGGAGGATCAGGGAGGAGTaccccagcctggacagacgctacagcggctTCAGACCAGAACAAACCACGAACATACAGGTCATCAATAATGGAGAGGTGTCAGAGGCCTAA
- the p2rx7 gene encoding P2X purinoceptor 7 isoform X3 — MPRAFIFQIPQNGRLCNKDQDCKKGYSDLHSHGIQTGSCVRFDALKKTCEVSAWCPIETKNKPPRPALLTAAENFTVLIKNNIRFPAFNYTRRNILPKMSDTYLKNCRRENDSLCPIFRLGDMVREAGENFQEMAVEGGVIGIQIKWDCNLDVVRSHCLPRYSFRRLDEKESNRTLYPGLNFRYAKYNTVNRVEERTLYKAFGIRFDVMVFGQAGRFSFIQLIIYIGSTLSYYALTTILIDWLIQTSCYSEEVGQDYSKKKVESVQDKQKCILRVSYVDEHDIWLVKKSQKKSAQDSKLLSVQPRKEDIGHLRAALSLLQSGATSDCPPDIKPRPQTVPPAWCKCDCCVLTPVPHEELCCRRSGGACITSSHLFELLVLRRSTLEAALLYRDPLDPLTGPGQTTTLRHCAYRQYIFWRFGEQADGSHPVIPSCCVWRIREEYPSLDRRYSGFRPEQTTNIQVINNGEVSEA, encoded by the exons ATGCCCCGAG CTTTTATATTCCAGATTCCCCAGAATGGCAGATTGTGTAACAAGGACCAGGATTGCAAGAAAGGCTATTCAGACCTGCACAGTCACG GAATCCAGACGGGATCGTGCGTGAGGTTCGATGcactgaagaaaacctgtgagGTGTCTGCGTGGTGTCCAATAGAAACCAAGAACAAACCTCCCCG ACCTGCTTTGTTGACAGCAGCTGAGAACTTCACAGTcctcattaaaaacaacatcagGTTTCCTGCATTCAACTACACCAG GAGGAACATTCTTCCGAAGATGAGCGACACCTACCTGAAGAACTGTCGCAGAGAAAACGACTCGCTGTGTCCCATCTTCAGACTGGGAGACATGGTTCGAGAGGCTGGGGAAAACTTCCAAGAAATGGCAGTGGAG GGGGGCGTCATTGGTATTCAGATCAAGTGGGACTGTAACCTGGACGTGGTCAGGAGCCACTGTCTTCCCAGATATTCCTTCAGACGGCTGGATGAGAAGGAGAGCAACAGGACCCTCTACCCTGGCCTAAATTTCAG GTACGCAAAGTACAACACAGTAAACAGAGTGGAGGAGCGAACGCTGTACAAGGCTTTTGGGATCAGGTTTGACGTGATGGTGTTCGGacag GCCGGGAGGTTCAGCTTCATCCAGCTCATCATTTACATCGGATCAACGCTGTCATACTACGCTCTA ACGACTATACTGATCGACTGGCTCATTCAAACCAGCTGCTACTCAGAGGAGGTCGGTCAGGACTACTCTAAGAAGAAAGTGGAGTCGGTTCAAGACAAACAGAAG TGCATCCTCCGCGTGTCCTACGTCGATGAGCATGACATTTGGCTCGTGAAGAAGTCGCAGAAGAAGAGCGCGCAGGACAGCAAACTGCTAAGCGTTCAACCACGAAAG GAGGACATCGGCCACCTAAGAGCAGCTTTGTCTCTGCTACAGTCTGGTGCCACATCAGACTGTCCCCCTGAcatcaagccccgcccacagaccGTCCCACCTGCCTGGTGTAAGTGTGACTGTTGCGTTCTCACCCCCGTCCCCCATGAAGAGTTATGCTGCAGGAGGAGTGGCGGCGCCTGCATCACCTCGTCGCATCTGTTCGAACTGCTTGTGTTGCGTCGCTCTACGCTGGAAGCCGCCCTCCTGTACCGGGACCCCCTGGATCCACTCACAGGGCCGGGCCAGACCACCACCCTGCGCCACTGTGCCTATAGACAGTACATCTTTTGGAGGTTTGGGGAGCAGGCTGATGGCAGCCACCCAGTCATCCCCAGCTGCTGCGTGTGGAGGATCAGGGAGGAGTaccccagcctggacagacgctacagcggctTCAGACCAGAACAAACCACGAACATACAGGTCATCAATAATGGAGAGGTGTCAGAGGCCTAA